A single Arcobacter sp. FWKO B DNA region contains:
- the groL gene encoding chaperonin GroEL (60 kDa chaperone family; promotes refolding of misfolded polypeptides especially under stressful conditions; forms two stacked rings of heptamers to form a barrel-shaped 14mer; ends can be capped by GroES; misfolded proteins enter the barrel where they are refolded when GroES binds) has protein sequence MAKEIMFSDNARNKLFVGVEKLADAVKVTMGPRGRNVLLQKSFGSPSITKDGVSVAREIELPDAIENMGAQLVKEVASKTADQAGDGTTTATVLAYSIFKEGLRNVTAGANPIEVKRGMDKACEAIVNELKNMSVKVESKEQIAQVATISANSDIAIGEMIAEAMEKVGKDGVITVEEAKGINDELSVVEGMQFDRGYLSPYFVTNPEKMVAELENPFILLFDKKITNLKDMLPILEAVNRSGRPLLIIAEDVEGEALATLVVNRLRGSLNIAAVKAPGFGDRRKAMLEDIAVLTGGTVVSEELGMTLEGASVEVLGTASKVLIDKDNTTIVNGAGDKARVEARVGQIKGEIANTTSDYDREKLQERLAKLSGGVAVIKVGASTETEMKEKKDRVDDALSATRAAVEEGIVIGGGAALIKAAQKVSHDLKGDEQIGADIIIRAVTAPMKQIAQNAGFDGGVVVNEISKATNPNIGFNAATGEYVDMFAAGIVDPAKVERVAMQNAVSVASLLLTTEATVSDIKEPKSAPSMPDMGGMGGMPGMM, from the coding sequence ATGGCAAAAGAAATAATGTTTAGTGATAATGCAAGAAATAAACTATTTGTAGGTGTTGAAAAACTAGCAGATGCTGTAAAAGTGACTATGGGACCAAGAGGAAGAAATGTACTTTTACAAAAAAGTTTTGGTAGCCCATCTATTACAAAAGATGGTGTAAGTGTTGCTAGAGAAATAGAACTTCCAGATGCTATTGAAAATATGGGAGCACAACTTGTAAAAGAAGTAGCTTCTAAAACTGCTGATCAAGCAGGAGATGGTACAACTACAGCTACAGTTTTAGCTTATTCAATATTCAAAGAAGGTTTGAGAAATGTTACAGCTGGTGCTAATCCTATCGAAGTAAAAAGAGGTATGGATAAAGCGTGTGAAGCTATAGTAAATGAATTAAAGAATATGTCTGTAAAAGTAGAATCAAAAGAACAAATTGCTCAAGTTGCTACAATTTCAGCTAATAGTGATATCGCAATTGGTGAGATGATTGCTGAAGCTATGGAAAAAGTTGGAAAAGATGGTGTTATAACTGTTGAAGAGGCAAAAGGGATTAATGATGAACTAAGCGTTGTAGAAGGTATGCAGTTTGATAGAGGATATTTATCTCCATATTTTGTAACAAATCCTGAAAAAATGGTAGCTGAACTAGAAAATCCTTTTATTTTACTATTTGATAAAAAGATTACAAACTTAAAAGATATGTTACCAATTCTTGAAGCAGTAAATAGAAGTGGAAGACCTTTACTTATAATTGCTGAAGATGTAGAGGGAGAAGCTCTTGCAACTTTAGTAGTAAATAGATTAAGAGGTAGTTTAAATATAGCTGCTGTTAAAGCTCCAGGATTTGGTGATAGAAGAAAAGCTATGCTTGAAGATATCGCTGTATTAACTGGTGGTACAGTTGTTAGTGAAGAGCTTGGTATGACACTAGAAGGTGCTAGTGTAGAAGTTCTAGGAACTGCATCAAAAGTACTGATAGATAAAGATAATACTACTATCGTAAATGGTGCTGGAGATAAAGCAAGAGTTGAAGCAAGAGTAGGTCAAATCAAAGGTGAAATAGCTAATACTACAAGTGATTATGATAGAGAAAAACTACAAGAAAGACTTGCAAAACTAAGTGGTGGTGTTGCTGTTATTAAAGTTGGAGCATCAACTGAAACTGAAATGAAAGAGAAAAAAGATAGAGTTGATGATGCTCTATCAGCTACAAGAGCTGCTGTTGAAGAAGGTATTGTAATAGGTGGTGGTGCTGCACTAATTAAAGCTGCACAAAAAGTAAGTCATGACCTAAAAGGTGATGAGCAAATTGGTGCTGATATCATAATAAGAGCTGTAACTGCTCCAATGAAACAAATTGCACAAAATGCTGGATTTGATGGTGGAGTTGTAGTAAATGAGATCTCAAAAGCTACAAACCCAAATATTGGATTTAATGCTGCAACTGGTGAATATGTAGATATGTTTGCTGCTGGTATCGTAGATCCTGCTAAAGTAGAAAGAGTTGCTATGCAAAACGCTGTAAGTGTGGCTAGTTTACTTCTTACTACTGAAGCAACAGTAAGTGATATCAAAGAGCCAAAATCAGCTCCATCAATGCCAGACATGGGTGGAATGGGCGGAA
- a CDS encoding (2Fe-2S) ferredoxin domain-containing protein has protein sequence MMPQFPQPTFYIFKCEQSTPPGMPKPSCVNANTQELFGYMAQGLMQRGIMGPVQPIRTSCLGRCQMGPVMLVEPGHFMYVGLTKEKIDKILDEHIIGGKPVDEYLIPEQFWGEPIELKK, from the coding sequence ATGATGCCACAATTTCCACAACCAACATTTTACATTTTTAAATGTGAACAAAGTACACCTCCAGGGATGCCAAAGCCAAGCTGTGTTAATGCAAATACACAAGAGCTTTTTGGATATATGGCTCAAGGGCTTATGCAAAGAGGTATTATGGGTCCAGTTCAACCTATAAGAACAAGCTGTCTAGGAAGATGTCAAATGGGACCTGTTATGTTAGTTGAACCAGGACATTTTATGTATGTGGGATTAACTAAGGAAAAAATTGATAAAATATTAGACGAACATATTATTGGTGGTAAACCAGTAGATGAATATTTGATTCCAGAGCAATTTTGGGGCGAACCTATAGAATTAAAAAAATAA
- the gdhA gene encoding NADP-specific glutamate dehydrogenase, with translation MPYVKEVFDYLIRTSPAQTEFYQAAKEVLESIRPALDKYPKYRQHKIIERIVEPERQILFRVNWVDDNGVIQVNKGFRIEFNSALGPYKGGLRFHPSVNAGVIKFLGFEQIFKNALTGLQIGGGKGGSDFNPKGKSDNEIMRFCQAFMSELYRHIGPNTDVPAGDIGVGGREIGYMFGMYKKLANRYEGVLTGKSLKWGGSLGRTEATGYGAVYFAKYMLEDRGETLEGKRCVVSGSGNVAIYTIEKLYQLGAIPVTCSDSSGMIYDESGIDLELLKELKEQKRVRLSEYTTYKPMAKYTPVEEYPEGVNAVYSIPCFAAFPSATQNELNEKDAEILLANGCICVSEGANMPSTPEAVDLFVDAKICYGPGKAANAGGVATSQLEMQQNASMTNWTFEEVDAKLAQIMKNIYVSASTTAAEFGEPTNLVLGANIAGFRKVADAMIEQGLV, from the coding sequence ATGCCATATGTAAAAGAAGTTTTTGATTATCTAATCAGAACAAGTCCAGCTCAAACAGAGTTTTATCAAGCTGCAAAAGAGGTGTTAGAGTCAATCAGACCAGCACTAGACAAATATCCAAAATATAGACAACATAAAATCATAGAAAGAATAGTTGAACCAGAAAGACAAATATTATTTCGTGTAAACTGGGTAGATGACAATGGTGTTATACAAGTAAATAAAGGTTTTAGAATAGAGTTCAATTCAGCTCTTGGACCATATAAAGGTGGACTTAGATTCCATCCAAGCGTAAATGCAGGTGTTATTAAGTTTTTAGGGTTTGAACAAATTTTCAAAAATGCATTAACTGGTCTTCAAATCGGTGGTGGAAAAGGTGGAAGTGACTTCAATCCTAAAGGTAAATCTGACAATGAAATTATGAGATTTTGTCAAGCATTTATGAGTGAGTTATATAGACATATAGGACCAAACACTGATGTTCCTGCTGGTGATATTGGTGTAGGTGGAAGAGAAATTGGATATATGTTTGGTATGTATAAAAAACTTGCAAACAGATATGAGGGTGTATTAACTGGAAAATCACTAAAATGGGGTGGTTCTTTAGGAAGAACAGAAGCTACTGGATATGGTGCAGTATATTTTGCAAAATATATGCTTGAAGATAGAGGTGAAACACTTGAAGGTAAAAGATGTGTAGTTTCTGGAAGTGGTAATGTTGCAATATATACTATCGAAAAACTATATCAACTTGGAGCAATACCAGTAACTTGTAGTGATTCAAGTGGTATGATTTATGATGAAAGTGGAATAGATTTAGAACTATTAAAAGAGCTAAAAGAGCAAAAAAGAGTAAGACTAAGTGAATATACTACTTATAAACCTATGGCAAAATATACTCCTGTTGAAGAATATCCAGAAGGTGTAAACGCAGTTTATTCGATTCCTTGTTTTGCGGCATTCCCAAGTGCAACACAAAATGAATTAAATGAAAAAGATGCTGAGATTTTACTTGCAAATGGATGTATTTGTGTAAGTGAAGGTGCAAATATGCCTTCAACTCCTGAAGCAGTTGATTTATTTGTGGATGCAAAAATTTGTTATGGACCAGGAAAAGCAGCAAATGCTGGTGGTGTTGCAACAAGCCAACTTGAAATGCAACAAAATGCATCTATGACAAACTGGACTTTTGAAGAAGTTGATGCAAAACTAGCACAAATTATGAAAAATATCTATGTAAGTGCAAGCACAACAGCAGCAGAATTTGGTGAGCCTACAAACTTAGTACTTGGTGCTAATATTGCAGGATTTAGAAAAGTTGCTGATGCTATGATAGAGCAAGGGCTTGTTTAG
- the panD gene encoding aspartate 1-decarboxylase produces MTFDMLYSKIHRATVTDANLNYVGSITIDEEILEASKLRVGQKVEILDINNGERFSTYVIKGPRGKRDMCLNGAAARKVQIGDKIIVVAYGTYNESELENYKPIVVHVDEGNNITEVVDYI; encoded by the coding sequence ATGACTTTTGACATGTTGTATAGTAAAATACACAGAGCTACTGTAACAGATGCAAATCTTAACTATGTAGGATCTATTACAATAGATGAAGAAATACTTGAAGCTTCGAAATTAAGAGTAGGGCAAAAGGTTGAAATATTAGATATAAATAATGGTGAGAGATTCTCAACTTATGTTATAAAAGGGCCAAGAGGTAAAAGAGATATGTGCTTAAACGGTGCAGCTGCTAGAAAAGTACAAATTGGTGATAAGATTATAGTAGTAGCATATGGTACTTATAATGAGAGTGAACTTGAAAACTATAAGCCTATAGTTGTTCATGTTGATGAAGGTAACAATATAACAGAAGTTGTTGATTATATATAA
- the groES gene encoding co-chaperone GroES — protein sequence MNFQPLGERILVKRVEEEKKTASGIIIPDNAKEKPSKGETVAVSSKVENIAVGDTVVFGKYSGTEIGIDGVTYLVLDQKDVLGVLK from the coding sequence ATGAATTTTCAACCACTAGGTGAAAGAATTTTGGTAAAAAGAGTTGAAGAAGAGAAAAAAACTGCAAGTGGTATTATCATACCTGATAATGCAAAAGAAAAACCATCAAAAGGTGAAACTGTAGCAGTAAGCTCAAAAGTTGAAAACATAGCTGTTGGTGATACTGTTGTATTTGGTAAATATAGTGGTACTGAAATAGGCATTGATGGTGTAACATATTTAGTGTTAGATCAAAAAGATGTTTTAGGTGTATTAAAATAG
- a CDS encoding polyprenyl synthetase family protein, which translates to MKALLNDFEEYLKNNIPTSKSFHPNFENALQDMLLAGGKRFRPMLVLSVVNALNPMLLKNAMPVALSIELLHTYSLIHDDLPAMDNADLRRGHPTLHKSFDEVTAILVGDALNTYSFSVLANAPLSCDTKIELIKILSYDGGIDGMIIGQAIDCFFEKQKISLEELEFLHINKTGKLIAASLKMGAIVSGTNSELIDRLYDFGIKIGLLFQIQDDILDVVQDDKTAGKTTNNDTFKNSFVNLLGLETAILKADELASVCKNEIQNFDEKLQYNLTTLLKEFLYRHKV; encoded by the coding sequence ATGAAAGCCTTACTAAATGATTTTGAAGAGTATTTAAAAAATAATATACCAACTTCAAAGTCATTCCACCCAAATTTTGAAAATGCTTTACAAGATATGCTTCTTGCTGGTGGTAAAAGATTTAGACCAATGCTAGTTTTAAGTGTTGTAAATGCTTTAAATCCTATGCTTTTAAAAAATGCAATGCCAGTTGCTCTTAGCATTGAACTACTACATACTTACTCTTTGATACATGATGATTTACCAGCTATGGATAATGCAGATTTAAGAAGAGGACATCCAACACTACACAAATCTTTTGATGAAGTTACAGCAATACTTGTAGGGGATGCTTTAAATACATACTCTTTTAGTGTATTAGCAAATGCACCACTTAGTTGTGATACAAAAATTGAACTTATTAAAATTTTATCATATGATGGTGGGATCGATGGAATGATAATTGGACAAGCAATTGATTGTTTTTTTGAGAAACAAAAAATTTCTTTGGAAGAATTAGAATTTTTGCATATTAATAAAACTGGTAAACTTATAGCTGCGAGTCTAAAAATGGGTGCAATAGTATCAGGTACAAACAGTGAGCTAATTGATAGATTGTATGATTTTGGGATTAAAATAGGACTATTGTTCCAAATTCAAGATGATATTTTAGATGTTGTTCAAGATGACAAAACAGCTGGAAAAACTACAAATAATGATACATTTAAAAATTCATTTGTCAATCTACTTGGGCTTGAAACTGCTATTTTAAAAGCAGATGAGTTAGCAAGTGTTTGTAAAAATGAAATACAAAATTTTGATGAAAAACTACAATATAACTTAACAACACTATTAAAAGAGTTTTTATATAGACACAAAGTATAA
- a CDS encoding YbaB/EbfC family nucleoid-associated protein, producing the protein MFEGIDLSKINLNEIMSQAQAMADKAKAENEGKVFTSKSGGGMVEISINGNNEVIDLKIDDSLLEDKDSLQILLISAINDCLHQAENNRKMMAMNMMGGLNPFASK; encoded by the coding sequence ATGTTTGAAGGTATTGATTTAAGTAAAATAAATCTAAATGAAATTATGAGTCAGGCTCAGGCTATGGCTGATAAAGCAAAAGCTGAAAATGAAGGTAAAGTATTTACTTCAAAAAGTGGTGGAGGAATGGTTGAAATTTCAATCAATGGAAACAATGAAGTAATTGACTTAAAAATAGATGATAGTTTACTTGAAGATAAAGATTCATTACAAATACTTCTTATAAGTGCAATTAATGACTGTTTACATCAAGCAGAAAACAATAGAAAGATGATGGCAATGAATATGATGGGTGGTTTAAACCCATTTGCTTCTAAATAA